The Fulvia fulva chromosome 13, complete sequence genome window below encodes:
- a CDS encoding 1,3-beta-glucanosyltransferase gel1, with translation MKATFGGAALALASLATASILPRQNCNLPAVTSEGNAFWADGKRFYVRGVAYQPGGAADAADPMLDMQSFKRDVEEFKNLGINTIRIYTIDNSQNHDEAMALLCDAGIYLALDANTPGYSLNRQNIDSLHASYNDVYLQSVFATIDAFAGYSNLLLFFSGNEVINARNNTNAAPYIKAVTRDMKNYIRAQAPREIPVGYSSADVAENIEAQALYFACGEDDIARSDFFAFNDYSWCDPSSYQESGWSAKVETYSNYSLPLFLSEFGCITNTREWNEIEALYSPEMTVAYSGGLAYEYTLEANGYGLVEVQNGKVVPNEDFKRLQAAYEATPNPSGDGGARRDRTAPECPAESEEWQVATTLLPEMPEGAQKFFKDGAGTGPGLSDKDGSQWAGTPSTTEPDLSNGVSSTEAEDPSFSSSASGGNSSSGGDQEGSASSARPVAALTVLALAGALVMGLCKGTRPGIDHSLDEGLDTVMLEYSFMSIKIYATIRFVPASMHNGQASHALIDGTSTNTSSILHAKLTSTPPPPEIVKAHGNYLTTSTGTSIFDATGGAAVACIGHGHPKVKEAIMRQLDEVEYCYAPFFTTSASENLAQLLTDSTRGEMSKVFIVSSGTEAIEASLKLARQYCVETGQTQRTRFIARYQSYHGNTLVSLDVGHHKARRGIYEPLLSTNVSHVSPCYIYRGKRPGQSEEEYAASLAAELDEEFRRVGPETVCALVLETVPGLTLGAPPPPPGYIKAMKSVCNAHGALLILDEVMCGMGRTGTLHAWEQEGVVPDLQTVAKGLGAGYQPIGALLIELVKDKTTKEQFPASEKVSATIHATLQKEFGISLLPGGGVADGTNGDVIMLAPAYNCTLADIELIVERTAKVIEAVLGPH, from the exons ATGAAGGCCACCTTCGGAGGCGCCGCGCTGGCGCTCGCGTCCCTCGCAACCGCATCGATCCTCCCTCGCCAGAACTGCAACCTCCCAGCGGTAACCAGCGAAGGCAATGCATTCTGGGCAGATGGCAAGCGTTTCTACGTCCGTGGTGTCGCATACCAGCCCGGCGGTGCCGCCGATGCCGCCGACCCAATGCTTGACATGCAGTCCTTCAAACGCGACGTTGAGGAGTTCAAGAACTTGGGCATCAACACCATCAGAATCTACACCATCGACAACAGCCAGAACCACGATGAGGCCATGGCACTTCTCTGTGACGCGGGCATCTACCTCGCTCTGGATGCCAACACTCCAGGGTACTCGCTGAACAGACAGAACATCGACTCTCTCCACGCCTCCTACAACGACGTCTACCTCCAATCCGTGTTCGCTACCATCGACGCTTTCGCTGGCTACA GCAACTTGCTCCTCTTCTTCTCCGGCAACGAAGTCATCAACGCCCGCAACAACACCAACGCCGCCCCATACATCAAGGCCGTCACCCGTGACATGAAGAACTACATCCGCGCCCAGGCCCCTCGTGAAATTCCAGTCGGCTACTCCTCCGCCGACGTTGCCGAGAACATCGAGGCGCAAGCCCTCTACTTCGCCTGCGGTGAGGACGACATCGCCCGCTCCGACTTCTTCGCCTTCAACGACTACTCCTGGTGCGACCCATCCTCCTACCAAGAGTCCGGCTGGTCTGCCAAGGTCGAGACCTACTCCAACTACAGTCTGCCACTCTTCCTGTCCGAGTTCGGTTGCATCACCAACACCCGTGAATGGAACGAGATCGAGGCCCTCTACTCCCCAGAGATGACTGTCGCCTACTCCGGTGGTCTCGCCTACGAGTACACTCTCGAGGCCAACGGTTATGGACTGGTCGAGGTCCAGAACGGCAAGGTCGTACCAAACGAGGACTTCAAGCGTCTGCAGGCCGCCTACGAGGCTACTCCAAACCCAAGCGGTGACGGCGGCGCCCGCCGCGACCGCACCGCGCCAGAGTGCCCAGCTGAGTCCGAGGAGTGGCAAGTCGCCACCACCCTCCTCCCAGAGATGCCAGAGGGTGCCCAGAAGTTCTTCAAGGATGGCGCCGGGACCGGTCCAGGCCTCAGCGACAAGGACGGCAGCCAGTGGGCTGGTACTCCATCCACCACCGAGCCAGATCTCAGCAACGGTGTTTCCAGCACTGAGGCTGAGGACCCAAGCTTCTCCAGCAGCGCTAGCGGTGGCAACTCGAGCAGCGGTGGCGACCAAGAGGGCTCTGCTTCATCGGCTCGTCCAGTCGCTGCTCTTACTGTGCTCGCTCTTGCTGGTGCCCTCGTTATGGGCTT GTGTAAAGGCACGCGTCCCGGCATTGATCACAGTTTAGATGAAGGCTTGGATACTGTAATGCTGGAGTACAGCTTCATGTCAATCAAAATTTACGCAACTATTCGCTTCGTTCCAGCAAGCATGCACAATGGTCAAG CATCCCACGCCCTCATCGACGGCACTTCCACCAACACCAGCTCAATCCTCCACGCCAAACTAACATCAACCCCCCCCCCCCCCGAAATTGTCAAAGCCCACGGCAACTACCTCACCACCTCCACCGGAACCTCGATCTTCGACGCCACAGGCGGAGCCGCAGTAGCATGTATCGGCCACGGCCATCCGAAAGTCAAGGAAGCTATTATGAGGCAACTGGACGAAGTAGAATACTGCTACGCCCCCTTCTTCACCACCTCGGCATCCGAGAACCTGGCGCAGTTGCTGACGGATTCCACGCGAGGGGAGATGAGTAAGGTGTTTATCGTGTCCTCGGGCACAGAGGCGATTGAGGCGAGTCTCAAGCTGGCGCGACAGTATTGTGTGGAGACCGGGCAGACGCAGCGGACAAGGTTCATTGCGAGGTATCAGTCGTATCATGGTAATACGCTTGTCTCCCTGGACGTGGGGCACCACAAGGCTAGGAGGGGAATCTACGAACCTCTCCTGAGCACGAATGTTAGTCACGTCAGTCCTTGCTACATTTATCGTGGGAAAAGACCGGGGCAGAGTGAGGAGGAGTATGCGGCGAGTCTAGCGGCGGAGCTTGACGAGGAGTTCAGGAGAGTAGGACCGGAAACGGTTTGTGCTCTTGTCCTGGAGACGGTCCCAGGTCTCACCCTCGGTGCTCCGCCCCCGCCGCCTGGTTACATCAAAGCCATGAAATCCGTCTGCAACGCGCACGGCGCCCTGCTCATCCTCGACGAAGTAATGTGCGGTATGGGCCGCACGGGCACGCTGCACGCCTGGGAGCAAGAAGGCGTCGTCCCAGATTTGCAGACTGTAGCCAAGGGACTTGGGGCAGGGTACCAGCCTATCGGGGCGTTGCTG ATTGAGCTTGTGAAAGACAAGACGACCAAGGAACAATTCCCAGCATCCGAAAAGGTCTCCGCGACGATTCATGCAACGCTACAGAAGGAATTCGGAATCTCCTTGCTGCCTGGAGGCGGAGTGGCTGACGGCACGAATGGCGATGTGATAATGCTCGCTCCAGCGTACAACTGCACGCTCGCCGACATTGAACTGATTGTAGAACGAACCGCCAAAGTAATCGAAGCAGTTCTCGGTCCACATTGA
- a CDS encoding Short-chain dehydrogenase/reductase tropE: MLFISSLLLASLAAAAPTSLLPRAQTCYSGVYIIAARGSTEAMGEGKTATVVSMIKAQIPDSGDVAVVYPATLTNYASSVTAGITDTKNKIQSYVSACGSKSRIVLVGLSQGGQVMTDTLVGGVDKPAPLDSSYKKYITAVTVFGDPTFTANQSFNRGTSTKDGVFRRAENGASLALLKTYASVLRSYCDADDEVCASGDSLSVHSAEVGSHAKEATAFVVGNSGIGQSLIHQLLADKKSHHILLGSRSAEKGAKAVQDLQAQNQPGTVELLQVDVSSYDSIQQAAKKVASSHGYLTALVNNAAVASFPDDTPLHEQMDACFRTNATGVQMMGDAFGPLLEKAPNGVTARIVNVSSGAGSITSRLNKDSPVYKMSAIHYRASKAAMNMVTANQAVEFGEKGMKVVAFCPGFTGSNLSGMNTAESGAKPTSEGTRPLVEILEGKRDEEHAGFLHGTGQYGW, from the exons ATGCTCTTCATCTCCTCCCTCCTCCTCGCATCCCTCGCGGCAGCAGCACCAACATCCCTCCTCCCTCGCGCGCAAACATgctactccggcgtctaCATCATCGCAGCCCGCGGCTCAACCGAAGCAATGGGTGAAGGCAAGACCGCAACAGTAGTCTCCATGATCAAGGCCCAGATCCCAGACTCCGGTGACGTTGCCGTGGTCTACCCAGCTACGTTGACCAATTACGCTTCCTCA GTCACAGCAGGCATCACCGACACCAAGAACAAAATTCAATCCTACGTCTCCGCCTGCGGCAGCAAAAGCCGCATTGTCCTGGTAGGTCTCAGTCAAGGCGGACAAGTCATGACCGATACTCTCGTAGGCGGCGTCGATAAGCCCGCCCCTCTCGACTCCTCGTACAAGAAATACATCACCGCCGTCACAGTCTTTGGCGACCCGACTTTCACGGCAAATCAGAGTTTCAATCGAGGGACGTCAACGAAGGATGGGGTGTTTAGAAGGGCAGAGAATGGGGCTAGTCTGGCGTTGTTGAAAACGTATGCGAGTGTGTTAAGGAGTTATTGTGATGCGGATGATGAGGTTTGTGCGAGTGGGGATAGTTTGAGTGTGCATTCGGCGGAGGTGGGGAGTCATGCGAAGGAGGCGACGGCGTTTGTTGTTG GCAACAGCGGCATAGGCCAGTCCCTAATTCACCAACTCCTCGCCGACAAAAAATCCCACCACATCCTCCTCGGCAGCCGCTCAGCAGAAAAAGGCGCCAAAGCAGTCCAAGACCTCCAAGCCCAAAACCAGCCCGGCACAGTCGAGCTCCTGCAAGTAGACGTCAGCTCATACGACAGTATCCAACAAGCCGCAAAAAAAGTCGCATCCTCCCATGGATACCTCACTGCGCTGGTGAACAACGCAGCCGTAGCGTCGTTTCCAGATGACACACCGTTACATGAACAGATGGATGCCTGCTTCCGCACAAACGCTACCGGCGTGCAAATGATGGGCGATGCATTCGGGCCCTTACTCGAGAAGGCTCCAAACGGAGTTACGGCGAGAATTGTGAACGTCTCCTCGGGGGCTGGATCGATTACAAGTCGGCTGAACAAAGACTCCCCAGTTTATAAGATGTCTGCGATTCATTACCGCGCGAGTAAAGCGGCGATGAACATGGTGACCGCGAACCAAGCTGTGGAGTTTGGGGAGAAGGGGATGAAGGTTGTTGCGTTTTGTCCGGGGTTTACGGGGAGTAATTTGAGTGGGATGAATACAGCAGAGAGTGGTGCGAAGCCGACTTCTGAGGGGACGAGGCCGCTTGTGGAGATTTTGGAGGGGAAGAGGGATGAGGAGCATGCGGGTTTTTTGCATGGGACTGGGCAGTATGGGTGGTAG
- a CDS encoding putative aspartate-semialdehyde dehydrogenase produces METAKFAIHERGHATEVRMADVPGKTEFPAKRCGVLGATGSVGQRFILLLHQHPHFELTAVGASPRSAGKKYKDAVKWKQAGAFDRELGELVVKNCTPEEFAGQVDVVFSGLDSDVAGDAEMAFLKANIPVFSNAKNYRQDPGVPLVVPTVNLPHLDLIPHQRKQHKLDKGFLVCNSNCAVIGIVGPFAALQQKFGPINQVSVVTLQAVSGAGYPGVPSMDMMDNIVPYISGEEDKLQPEAKKILGSINSEATAFTAQDNLRISATCNRVAVLDGHTACVSLKFEKQPPPSVAEVKAALRDYIPEAQKLGCPSAPKHAIVVFDDDQPDRPQPRLDRDLGNGYSVSVGRVRADESGIFDLQFTALSHNTVLGAAGSSILNAEAAILKGYL; encoded by the exons ATGGAAACTGCCAAATTCGCCATTCACGAACGGGGACACGCAACCGAAGTCAGGATGGCTGATGTCCCGGGAAAGACCGAGTTCCCGGCCAAGCGGTGTG GTGTCCTTGGTGCCACCGGCTCCGTCGGCCAACGCTTCATCCTCCTCCTCCACCAACACCCGCACTTCGAGCTCACCGCGGTGGGTGCATCGCCGAGAAGTGCGGGCAAGAAGTACAAAGATGCTGTGAAGTGGAAGCAGGCTGGCGCTTTCGATAGGGAGCTGGGTGAGTTGGTCGTCAAGAACTGTACGCCAGAGGAGTTCGCGGGGCAAGTCGATGTCGTCTTCAGTGGGCTGGACAGCGATGTTGCGGGAGATGCCG AAATGGCCTTCCTCAAGGCGAACATCCCAGTCTTCAGCAATGCTAAGAACTACAGACAAGATCCTGGCGTACCTCTTGTAGTGCCGACAGTCAACCTTCCACACCTAGACTTGATCCCACACCAAAGGAAACAGCACAAACTCGACAAAGGCTTCCTAGTCTGCAACTCGAACTGCGCCGTCATTGGTATCGTGGGACCGTTCGCAGCTCTCCAACAGAAGTTCGGACCCATCAACCAAGTCTCAGTCGTAACCCTCCAGGCAGTATCCGGAGCAGGATACCCAGGCGTGCCCAGCATGGACATGATGGACAACATCGTCCCTTACATCAGCGGCGAAGAAGACAAGCTCCAACCCGAAGCGAAGAAGATCCTAGGCAGCATCAACAGCGAAGCCACAGCGTTCACTGCGCAGGACAACCTCCGCATCAGCGCTACATGCAATCGTGTAGCAGTGCTGGATGGACACACTGCATGTGTATCACTCAAATTCGAGAAGCAGCCACCGCCAAGCGTCGCAGAGGTGAAGGCTGCACTACGAGACTACATCCCAGAAGCACAGAAGCTCGGCTGCCCCTCAGCACCAAAACATGCCATTGTTGTATTCGACGACGACCAGCCAGATCGACCACAGCCTCGACTGGACCGCGACCTTGGCAACGGCTACTCCGTCAGCGTTGGCCGCGTTCGTGCAGATGAAAGCGGCATCTTCGACTTGCAGTTCACTGCACTGAGTCACAATACAGTACTCGGCGCCGCTGGTAGCAGCATCCTCAATGCAGAGGCTGCAATATTGAAAGGCTACCTCTAG
- a CDS encoding Squalene hopane cyclase afumA has translation MDWIIDHQEATGDWAGIWPPMAFGLLAYALEGYSLESAPMRLGLEAIERFAWQDDAGKRIQACVSPVWDTILMCVALSATGFELHPRCSDPSILRRRGLAWLRQRQLFSSQGDWRVYRSRLTPGAFSFENHNAWYPDVDDTAAAVIAFLRDDKWAVGSSHVLDAVQWILGMQCSNGGWAAFDVDNDKLFLNKIPFSDMDSLCDPATADIVGRVLEAFGLVLTAAFETRQHVDGPLSRVLDELRKSCRRGIEFLQRSQEINGAWYGR, from the coding sequence ATGGACTGGATCATCGATCATCAGGAAGCCACAGGGGACTGGGCAGGCATATGGCCACCGATGGCATTTGGTCTTCTCGCCTATGCCTTGGAAGGATACTCTCTCGAAAGCGCGCCCATGCGCCTAGGCCTTGAAGCCATCGAAAGGTTCGCATGGCAGGACGATGCCGGCAAGCGTATTCAGGCGTGTGTGTCACCTGTCTGGGACACGATCCTGATGTGCGTGGCGTTGAGCGCCACAGGCTTTGAGCTTCACCCGCGGTGCTCTGATCCCTCCATATTGCGTAGACGTGGTCTGGCTTGGCTGCGGCAACGCCAGCTCTTCTCGAGCCAAGGCGACTGGCGTGTGTATCGATCACGTCTCACGCCAGGCGCCTTCAGTTTCGAGAATCACAATGCCTGGTACCCAGACGTTGACGACACAGCAGCCGCGGTCATAGCTTTCCTGAGGGACGATAAGTGGGCTGTGGGATCCTCACACGTCCTGGATGCTGTCCAATGGATCCTTGGCATGCAGTGCAGCAATGGTGGCTGGGCTGCGTTTGATGTTGACAACGACAAGCTGTTTCTCAACAAGATTCCTTTCTCTGATATGGACAGTTTGTGTGATCCTGCCACCGCAGATATAGTTGGACGCGTCCTCGAGGCGTTCGGACTGGTGTTGACAGCAGCATTTGAGACCCGCCAGCATGTTGATGGACCCTTGAGTCGCGTGCTGGACGAGCTTCGAAAATCCTGTCGTCGCGGCATTGAGTTTCTCCAACGATCGCAGGAGATCAATGGTGCGTGGTACGGCCGATGA
- a CDS encoding Cytochrome P450 monooxygenase lnaC has product MEVIHFGTLAVLILLLSFAYFYFRLFIQGNGPTSLPCAPLGDRGLWALICSPIRTMPDLRRSIAQYLAIESHKTQPFLLSTLLSGQTVILPASDLKWICAQPNDILSFIEMNNDRFHLRATLPSAARHEPKTLDNLLPRFTKSTIPALHEELLSAIVDVDVKVTDQWSPLCVPKQVTPILAAMANRMIVGLPCCRDKKYLDLVISMGAWILPAALVIRLIPGLIQPAIKRVVRLALHWCLYRSLEERIFPMVADKLARTKHPDREPDRDNTLLQWYIDALHKGDGDQATQSPRFITS; this is encoded by the exons ATGGAAGTCATTCACTTTGGCACGTTGGCAGTGTTGATTTTACTGCTAAGCTTCGCATACTTTTATTTCCGCCTGTTCATCCAGGGCAATGGGCCAACGTCACTTCCATGTGCACCTCTGGGCGATCGAGGACTATGGGCTCTGATTTGTTCTCCTATTCGCACAATGCCAGATCTGCGCAGAAGTATCGCTCAGTACCTCGCG ATCGAGTCTCACAAGACGCAGCCCTTCCTTCTCTCCACTTTGCTATCCGGTCAGACGGTGATACTCCCTGCAAGTGACCTCAAATGGATATGTGCTCAGCCCAATGACATACTGTCATTCATCGAAATGAACAATGACCGATTTCACCTTCGCGCCACGCTTCCGAGCGCTGCACGCCACGAGCCCAAAACTCTCGACAATCTTTTACCCAGATTTACGAAATCCACGATCCCGGCGCTTCATGAAGAGCTGCTGTCTGCGATCGTAGACGTCGATGTCAAAGTCACAGACCAATGGAGCCCTCTGTGTGTACCGAAGCAGGTCACTCCGATCCTTGCTGCTATGGCCAACCGCATGATTGTGGGATTGCCTTGTT GCCGCGACAAGAAATATCTCGATCTGGTCATCTCTATGGGTGCATGGATCCTCCCGGCAGCACTCGTCATACGATTGATCCCAGGTCTCATACAGCCAGCTATCAAAAGAGTTGTTCGTCTCGCGTTACATTGGTGCCTTTACCGCAGCCTGGAAGAGCGAATCTTCCCCATGGTCGCCGACAAACTCGCAAGAACCAAGCATCCGGACCGCGAGCCTGATAGAGATAACACTTTGTTGCAGTGGTACATTGATGCCCTCCACAAGGGTGATGGTGACCAAGCGACGCAGTCTCCCAGGTTTATAACGTCGTAA